AAACAATCATGTGGCACACATTATGTCCCACATGCCATGATGAGTGGATTGATATTGTCACTTCTCGCACCACTCTTAATCAGCTTATTTCTAAGTATGAGGTTTTAAAATCGTACTTTATCAGATTGAAGCCAAGATTGATTTCAACATCTCAGTTGGATTCTCAGCCTTGGTAATTGGGCGACCGATGACTAAATGCGTTGATCCAACTTGCATGGCTTGCTTAGGAGTTACAATACGTTTTTGGTCATCTGCATTTGAACCTTCTGGGCGAATCCCTGGCGTAACTAATGCAAACTCTTGCCCTAACAACTCACGAAGGATCTTGGCTTCTTGTGCTGAACAAACCACGCCATCCAAACCACTTTCTTGAGTGAGTTTTGCTAAACGCTTTACCTGCTCAACTGGCTCGATATCTAGGCCAAGATCACGTAAATCTTCCCGTCCCATTGAAGTCAAAACCGTCACTGCAATTAGTTGAGTTTGATAATTTCCAGCCTTTAAGCGCTCTACACAGGTTTCCATCATTTTACGGCCACCTGATGCATGCACATTTACCATCCATACGCCAAGGTCTGCTGCTGCACACACGGCCTGAGCCGTGGTATTTGGAATATCATGGAATTTTAAGTCCAGAAAAACTTCAAAACCTTTGTCTTGTAAGTTTTTAACGATTGATGGACCTTCATGAGTAAACAGCTCTTTACCCACTTTGACACGACACAATGACGGATCTAGCTGATCGACAATTGTTAGGGCGTCATATTGGCTTTTTGCGTCTAGGGCAACAATAATACTCACGAATCTAGTTCCATCACATAAAAATCGAGTAATTATAAAGTGATTCAGAGCATGAACAAAGCAAGAAAGCCGGCATATTGAAAAAAACTGTTCCAATCACTTAAAACATCCCTATCTTTGCTCTGAGATCAAAATCGCTCGGGTATCGGTTTCCAGTGCTTCAAAGATATGCGCCTGATCTGCAGGATAACAAATATAATCCCCCTCACTGAGTAGCACAGGCTCTGCAATCAGGCCAACCTTAGCCCTGCCTTGCATAATAATAATATGCTCAATGCTACCAATTGAATGGGGCTGACTACAGCGTGGCTCGCCAGGCTGGGTGACCAAGATATACACATCCCGTCTAGCGCCTGTAGGACAATTGGCCAATAAAATCGCTTGGTAATGGGCAATCTCGGATGAAACCGAAGGCCCTTCGCCAAAGCGAATCACTTGCGTTTGTGTAATATTGCTTTCCATCAACTTCGCGAAAGGAATATCCAAAGCCACACACAAGGCCCATAAGGTTTCCAGACTCGGGTTGCCTTGTGCCGCTTCTAATTGTGACAAAGTCGATTTCGCTATTCCTGCGCGGCGAGCCACTTCTGCCAAGGACAGCCCTGCCTTTTGTCTTTCTCTTTGTAAGCCTTTAGCAACAATTTCAATTGGCAATGCCATATTTCACCATAAAAAACGAATGTTCGTTTTGACGAACGATATAAATTTAATCTATTATATCGTACGTTCGTTTGATATAGAAAAGAAAGATGCAAGATAAAGAGCGATACAACCTCCTCAAAGCCATTAGTCTCATTTCTATCGCGACAGGGATTGTTGGAATTTCATTAGGCTCAGTTGCGGCAAGCTTCGATGTGCCCATGTGGATTCCCTTATTACTTTCTTTAACGGTACTGGCTGGTGCGGCTGAATTTACGTTCGTTGGTATGATTGCGACAGGTGTAAATCCTATTTTTGCTGCATTGACTGGCATATTGATCAATCTACGTCATCTGCCATTTGGTTTATCCGTTTCAACATTTATTGAAAAAAATGGGTATCGTTTTATCGCTTGTCACATCATGAATGATGAAAGTGTGATGTTTGGACTAAGCCAGCAAAATGATCAAGCCAAGAAATGGGCGTATTGGATGTGTGGATTAGGGATTTGCATTCTTTGGCCAATTGGCGTGTTTGTTGGCTACCTTTTAAGTAAAAATATCCCAGATATTTATGTGTTTGGTATTGATGCCGCATTTCCCGCCATACTTTTTGCTTTGATTCTGCCGATGCTGAGAAATAAAACCACACGGAATCGGGTATTTCTTGGTACCACATTATCTTTAGCGTCTATCCCACTACTGCCAACTGGTTTACCAGTTCTCTTCTCAATGTTTGGTCTGTTGCTAAAAGGTAAATCAAAATGAAATATAGTGAGAGTTATATCTTTATTGGGATTGCCGTACTTGCACTTGGTACTTATCTAATCCGCTATTCGGGATTTTATTTAGCTGATCGTATCACTTTTAGAGAACACCACAAACAGCTTCTCGCTGATTCTGCTTGTGTTCTTCTATTTACCTTAGCCATATTCAATACACTTTTTTCTGAGGCTCATTTTAGTGGAATCAGTAAAATCGTGGGTGTTGCTGTAGCCCTTATCTTTGCTTGGAAGAAATATTCACTGATCGTGGTTATTCTTGTGGCAATGCTGATCACTGCAAGCCTGAGATATCTTGGCATTCCCTAAGGCAAAAAAATAGCCCTTTCTATAAAGGGCTATTTTTATTCGCTACAAAAACTTTAACACTTTATAGCTCAGAAGATATTCTTAATTACAGTGGTGTACGTGTTTGACTCTCAGGATGAATATCCAACACTGTTTTTTCATGTCTTACACTTGCAGCAGCTTCTGCGGCAGCCTGTTGTGCAAGTTGGATCTGCTCTTTACGAAGATGGTCAATATCTTTACGAAGACGTTTAATTTCCCAACTGGTCTGGAATACTCGGAAAACCTGCACACCAAGCAGCAAACCAACCACGACACCTAAGACCAAGGTCAGTAAAAGCAATAAGCCTAAACGCATCGCTGGAACTTGAGTAAATAGTAAATCTACTTGTAATTCAGCCGGGTTTTGAAGTACCAAAGCAAGTGAATAACCAAATATGGCAACGAGTAATGCAATTAATACATAACGCATAAACACCTCAATTCTTATTCGGCAGATTCGTTTACTGCGTCACGAAGTGCCTTACCAGGTTTAAAATGTGGAACTGCCTTTGCAGCAACATCTACAGACTTACCAGTTTTAGGATTACGCCCTAAACGTGGCTCACGGTGATGTAATGCAAAACTACCAAAACCACGGATCTCAATACGATCGCCGCTTGAAAGCGCTTCAATCATTTGATCAATCATGATCTTAACTGCATCTTCAACCAAAGGCTCAGCTAAGTGTGGGTTTTTAAGTGCAATCCGTTCAATTAAATCAGATTTATTAAGTGCTTCAGTAGTCATTGATGACCTCTTTAATTATTGCTACTTTTCAATGTTTTTAATAATAACCTGTTTAAATACAAAACGGTAGCGCAGTACATGATTACTACGCTACCGTTTGCAGTATTTTTGTATAAAAAAGTACGTCTCTGTTACAAGAAACGTACTTTTTAACAAATTACTTCATTTGAGCTTTAATTAAGTCACCAATAGTCTTAGGACCATTATTGTTTTCTGCAGCTTGAGTTGCAGCAGCTTGGCGAGCATTGTTCACAGCTTCTTTCTCTTCAGCTTCGTCTTTCGCTTTGATAGACAAGTTGATAGAGCGAGATTTGCGATCAACGTTGATGATCTTCGCTTCAACTTCTTGGC
This genomic stretch from Acinetobacter sp. C32I harbors:
- the pyrF gene encoding orotidine-5'-phosphate decarboxylase; the protein is MSIIVALDAKSQYDALTIVDQLDPSLCRVKVGKELFTHEGPSIVKNLQDKGFEVFLDLKFHDIPNTTAQAVCAAADLGVWMVNVHASGGRKMMETCVERLKAGNYQTQLIAVTVLTSMGREDLRDLGLDIEPVEQVKRLAKLTQESGLDGVVCSAQEAKILRELLGQEFALVTPGIRPEGSNADDQKRIVTPKQAMQVGSTHLVIGRPITKAENPTEMLKSILASI
- a CDS encoding XRE family transcriptional regulator; translation: MALPIEIVAKGLQRERQKAGLSLAEVARRAGIAKSTLSQLEAAQGNPSLETLWALCVALDIPFAKLMESNITQTQVIRFGEGPSVSSEIAHYQAILLANCPTGARRDVYILVTQPGEPRCSQPHSIGSIEHIIIMQGRAKVGLIAEPVLLSEGDYICYPADQAHIFEALETDTRAILISEQR
- a CDS encoding AzlC family ABC transporter permease; this translates as MQDKERYNLLKAISLISIATGIVGISLGSVAASFDVPMWIPLLLSLTVLAGAAEFTFVGMIATGVNPIFAALTGILINLRHLPFGLSVSTFIEKNGYRFIACHIMNDESVMFGLSQQNDQAKKWAYWMCGLGICILWPIGVFVGYLLSKNIPDIYVFGIDAAFPAILFALILPMLRNKTTRNRVFLGTTLSLASIPLLPTGLPVLFSMFGLLLKGKSK
- a CDS encoding AzlD domain-containing protein — translated: MKYSESYIFIGIAVLALGTYLIRYSGFYLADRITFREHHKQLLADSACVLLFTLAIFNTLFSEAHFSGISKIVGVAVALIFAWKKYSLIVVILVAMLITASLRYLGIP
- a CDS encoding lipopolysaccharide assembly protein LapA domain-containing protein; protein product: MRYVLIALLVAIFGYSLALVLQNPAELQVDLLFTQVPAMRLGLLLLLTLVLGVVVGLLLGVQVFRVFQTSWEIKRLRKDIDHLRKEQIQLAQQAAAEAAASVRHEKTVLDIHPESQTRTPL
- a CDS encoding integration host factor subunit beta, whose protein sequence is MTTEALNKSDLIERIALKNPHLAEPLVEDAVKIMIDQMIEALSSGDRIEIRGFGSFALHHREPRLGRNPKTGKSVDVAAKAVPHFKPGKALRDAVNESAE